In the genome of Photobacterium sp. TLY01, one region contains:
- the proQ gene encoding RNA chaperone ProQ encodes MENSEKLTNSKEVIAYIAEQFPNCFTVEGEAKPLKIGIFQDLAERLSDDPKVSKTQLRAALRQYTSSWRYLHGVKAGASRIDLDGNECGVLEQEHVDHAQKALEESKAKVRARRKEQAAAKAAAEGDAKPKKVREKSSKPRNVKPKTSKLDKKPVETTRALSSDEVTVGKDVSVNMGNGNMPATIVEINKDDVRVRLTNGLTMVVKAEHLRS; translated from the coding sequence ATGGAAAACTCTGAAAAGTTAACGAACAGTAAAGAAGTGATTGCCTATATTGCAGAGCAATTCCCGAATTGTTTTACTGTTGAAGGTGAAGCTAAGCCATTAAAAATTGGTATCTTCCAAGACCTCGCTGAACGACTGAGTGATGATCCGAAAGTCAGTAAAACTCAGCTGCGAGCCGCACTTCGTCAGTACACTTCTTCTTGGCGTTATCTTCATGGTGTTAAAGCAGGCGCTAGCCGTATTGACCTTGATGGCAATGAGTGTGGTGTGTTAGAACAGGAACATGTCGATCACGCGCAAAAGGCGTTAGAAGAAAGCAAAGCGAAAGTACGCGCCCGTCGTAAAGAGCAGGCAGCGGCGAAAGCGGCCGCTGAAGGTGATGCTAAGCCAAAGAAAGTTCGGGAAAAATCATCTAAACCTAGAAACGTTAAGCCAAAAACGTCTAAGCTAGATAAGAAGCCGGTAGAAACAACACGTGCTTTATCTTCTGATGAAGTGACAGTGGGTAAAGATGTCAGTGTCAATATGGGCAATGGCAACATGCCGGCAACCATTGTAGAAATTAATAAGGACGATGTGCGTGTCCGTCTGACTAATGGCCTGACCATGGTTGTGAAAGCGGAGCACCTGCGTTCATAA
- a CDS encoding lipocalin family protein has protein sequence MLRAVLLSFVLSVFTWSNTAAADELTEFDYPLLLGDWYWFSTTDEGVESEGVNYRAMNIKFNSSYHFKVRLLRTDGLIDEWGGNYDIDETTLTMNSANQPSQQHEYVLSYNQFLLDGARFTKLAPENLPGQWRSSAIGGKDVDNSVTELKLSLRPDFLFSAQVIGKDGKRKEHKGIYYLEDDRIVLIYEDGQHDSHFKLGGDNTLTLTNKQFGMEAVMQRQ, from the coding sequence ATGCTGCGAGCCGTTCTTTTATCATTTGTTCTCAGTGTTTTTACATGGAGCAATACTGCAGCAGCCGATGAGCTGACTGAATTTGACTACCCACTGCTGTTAGGAGACTGGTATTGGTTCAGTACGACTGACGAAGGCGTAGAGAGTGAGGGGGTCAACTATCGCGCCATGAATATTAAGTTCAATTCGTCTTATCATTTTAAAGTACGCCTGCTTCGTACTGATGGACTGATCGATGAGTGGGGCGGAAATTATGACATTGATGAAACGACGCTTACCATGAATTCTGCCAACCAGCCCTCCCAGCAACATGAATATGTGTTGAGTTATAACCAGTTTCTTTTAGATGGTGCGCGATTTACCAAACTGGCACCTGAAAATTTACCGGGTCAATGGCGTTCTTCTGCGATAGGCGGTAAGGATGTAGACAACAGCGTGACAGAGCTGAAGCTATCGCTGCGTCCGGATTTTTTATTCTCCGCACAGGTGATTGGAAAAGACGGAAAGCGTAAAGAGCACAAAGGCATCTACTACCTGGAAGATGACAGGATTGTGCTGATTTACGAAGATGGCCAGCACGACAGTCACTTTAAGCTGGGCGGAGACAATACCTTAACCCTGACAAATAAACAGTTTGGTATGGAAGCTGTGATGCAGCGTCAATAA
- a CDS encoding ABC transporter ATP-binding protein, with amino-acid sequence MINWSWLIKQAKHHKKRLIAANIIALIATLVSVPIPLLMPLMVDEILLDQPGKGIALLNHLLPSDWQQPAAYIILVLLLVVVMRAASQALNILQSRQFTLVAKEITYQMRRHLIDKLGRISMRQYEERGSGGITSHLVTDVETIDKFVGDTLSRFLIGTLTVLGTAVVLLWLNWELGLFILLVNPVVIYASRKMGNRVKHLKRKENQAFEKFQQRLVETLDGIYQLRAANRERDFLKNLKEHADGIRDNADKYAWQSEAAGRISFLLFLIGFELFRAGAMLMVLFSDLTIGQMFAVFGYLWFMLGPVQELLGIQFAWYGASAAMQRLNQLIALEEEVRPQAKVDPFSGHKQIAIEINHLDFAYDEDKKVLNGLNLSLPAGKRVALVGASGGGKSTLIQLLLGIYQKDSGDILINGHPVEDVSYEALRERMAVVLQQPVLFNDTLRHNLSLGAEYNDEQLWQALEIAQLSDVTQRLSDGLDTQIGRQGIRLSGGQRQRLAIARMILTNPDFVILDEATSALDTATEAALHTALNHFLADRTTLIVAHRLSAVKQADLIYVLEDGQVSQTGTHTELVNTTGLYQTLYGTAQSSDAEHHINNQNLTVARLNSK; translated from the coding sequence ATGATTAACTGGTCATGGTTGATAAAGCAAGCAAAACATCACAAAAAAAGACTGATTGCTGCCAATATCATCGCCCTGATTGCCACGCTGGTCAGCGTCCCGATTCCACTGCTGATGCCGCTGATGGTCGACGAGATTTTGCTTGACCAGCCCGGAAAAGGAATCGCCTTATTAAACCACTTATTGCCGTCCGATTGGCAACAACCGGCGGCCTACATCATTCTTGTTCTCCTGCTGGTCGTCGTGATGCGCGCAGCCAGCCAAGCTTTGAATATCTTACAAAGCCGCCAGTTCACCTTAGTTGCCAAAGAGATCACCTACCAGATGCGCAGGCATCTGATTGATAAACTGGGCCGAATCAGCATGCGTCAGTATGAAGAGCGCGGCAGCGGTGGTATTACCTCTCATCTGGTTACCGATGTTGAAACCATCGATAAATTTGTGGGCGACACGCTAAGCCGTTTTCTGATTGGTACACTGACTGTGCTCGGGACAGCCGTGGTACTGCTGTGGCTGAACTGGGAGCTGGGGCTGTTCATTTTGCTGGTCAATCCCGTTGTGATTTATGCATCACGGAAAATGGGAAACAGAGTCAAGCACCTGAAGCGCAAAGAGAACCAAGCGTTTGAAAAATTCCAGCAGCGGCTGGTTGAAACACTGGATGGTATTTACCAGCTCAGAGCCGCAAACCGTGAACGCGATTTTCTGAAAAATCTGAAAGAACATGCAGATGGTATCCGTGACAATGCCGACAAATATGCCTGGCAGTCGGAAGCCGCCGGGCGGATATCCTTTCTTTTATTTTTGATTGGATTCGAACTCTTCCGTGCCGGAGCCATGCTCATGGTACTGTTCAGCGATTTGACCATTGGCCAGATGTTCGCGGTATTTGGTTATCTGTGGTTTATGCTGGGCCCGGTTCAGGAACTGCTGGGTATTCAATTTGCCTGGTACGGTGCTTCGGCCGCTATGCAGCGTCTGAACCAGCTGATTGCACTGGAAGAAGAGGTTCGTCCTCAGGCCAAAGTGGATCCCTTCTCCGGCCATAAACAGATTGCCATTGAGATCAATCATCTGGACTTTGCCTATGACGAAGATAAAAAAGTTCTGAATGGTCTGAATCTCTCATTACCTGCAGGAAAACGTGTTGCATTAGTGGGCGCATCCGGTGGCGGAAAATCCACGCTGATCCAACTGCTCCTTGGCATCTATCAAAAAGACAGTGGCGATATACTGATCAATGGTCATCCGGTTGAAGACGTCAGTTATGAAGCACTCAGGGAAAGGATGGCCGTTGTTTTGCAACAACCCGTGCTGTTCAATGATACGCTTCGCCATAATCTGTCATTGGGCGCTGAGTACAACGACGAACAACTCTGGCAGGCGCTGGAAATTGCACAGCTCTCCGATGTTACGCAACGGCTGAGTGACGGGCTGGACACCCAGATTGGTCGTCAGGGTATTCGTCTTTCCGGAGGGCAGCGGCAACGGCTCGCGATTGCCAGGATGATTCTGACCAATCCGGATTTCGTCATTCTGGATGAGGCAACCTCAGCTCTGGATACAGCCACAGAAGCTGCGTTGCATACTGCGTTGAACCATTTCCTGGCCGATCGGACAACCCTGATCGTGGCGCACAGGCTCTCTGCGGTGAAGCAGGCTGATCTTATTTATGTACTCGAAGATGGTCAGGTCAGCCAGACGGGCACACACACTGAGCTGGTGAATACAACAGGCCTGTATCAGACCCTGTATGGCACAGCGCAATCCAGCGATGCTGAACATCACATAAACAATCAGAACCTGACAGTAGCCAGGCTCAATT
- the prc gene encoding carboxy terminal-processing peptidase, with translation MKCRFRFSLIAAGIMLAASAQALEATHTQSELPVLTPEKQHATASKRVASRFTRSHYRQFSLDDQFSANIFDRYLEMLDFNKSFLTQSDIRQFEQWKYQLDDQLKRGETTAAYDIFNTVLKRRFDRYQYALTLLDKPMSFNVNEDIVVDRSEMPWPKDRAELNEIWRERVKSDELNLKLAGKDWKDIQETLSKRYNNALKRLTQSHSEDVFQLYMNAFAREVDPHTSYLSPRSAEQFQSEMNLSLEGIGAVLQVDDEFTVIRSLVAGGPASNSKKLSAGDRIIGVAQDGKDMVDVVGWRLDDVVQLIKGPKGSKVRLEILPEGANAKSYSVTIVRDKIRLEDRAAKSSVETYQGRKIGVLEIPSFYVGLSEDTKKELAKLNQQQVDGIVIDLRNNGGGALTEATALTGLFINSGPVVQVRDSYGRVKVNGDSDDRVYFDSPLTVLINRYSASASEIFAAAMQDYGRAVIIGEQSFGKGTVQQHRSLNHIYDLFDKPLGHVQYTIQKFYRINGGSTQNLGVVPDISFPTAIDPADTGESVEDNALPWDSIKPAGYQKLYDFSPLLPSLRAQHEQRIKNDMEFGFIFDDIAKYNAEKDKNALSLNESKRRSEQDLDEKERLERLNARQKALGEKPFIALKDVPKDYEAPDAYLDEAVAITADLVREEQS, from the coding sequence ATGAAATGTCGATTCCGTTTCTCACTGATTGCTGCCGGTATCATGCTGGCAGCATCAGCCCAGGCCTTGGAAGCCACACATACACAAAGTGAATTGCCTGTTTTGACCCCGGAAAAACAGCATGCGACCGCCAGTAAGCGTGTAGCCTCACGGTTTACCCGTTCTCACTATCGCCAGTTCTCACTTGATGATCAATTTTCTGCCAACATTTTCGATCGCTATCTGGAAATGCTGGACTTCAATAAAAGCTTCCTCACACAATCTGATATCAGACAGTTCGAACAGTGGAAATATCAGCTTGACGACCAGTTAAAAAGAGGTGAAACAACAGCCGCTTACGATATCTTTAATACGGTATTGAAGCGCCGTTTTGATCGTTACCAGTATGCGTTGACCTTGTTGGACAAACCGATGTCTTTCAATGTCAATGAAGACATCGTGGTCGATCGTTCAGAAATGCCATGGCCGAAGGACAGGGCAGAGCTGAATGAAATTTGGCGCGAGCGTGTCAAATCGGATGAGCTGAACCTGAAACTGGCCGGTAAAGACTGGAAAGACATCCAGGAAACGCTAAGTAAACGCTATAACAACGCGTTGAAGCGCCTGACCCAAAGCCACAGCGAAGATGTATTTCAGCTCTATATGAATGCGTTCGCGCGTGAAGTAGACCCGCATACCAGTTATCTCTCTCCTCGCAGTGCTGAACAGTTCCAGTCAGAGATGAACCTGTCTCTGGAAGGGATTGGTGCTGTGCTTCAGGTGGATGATGAATTCACTGTGATTCGTTCTTTAGTGGCTGGTGGCCCGGCATCCAATTCTAAAAAACTGTCTGCAGGAGACCGTATTATCGGTGTTGCTCAGGATGGTAAGGATATGGTTGATGTGGTTGGCTGGCGACTGGATGATGTTGTTCAGCTGATCAAAGGGCCAAAAGGCAGTAAGGTCCGTCTGGAGATTCTACCAGAAGGTGCGAATGCCAAGAGTTACAGTGTCACTATAGTCCGGGATAAGATCCGCCTTGAAGACAGGGCAGCCAAGTCATCGGTAGAAACCTATCAAGGCCGTAAAATTGGTGTCCTTGAAATCCCGAGTTTCTATGTCGGTCTTTCCGAGGATACCAAGAAAGAGCTGGCGAAATTAAACCAGCAACAGGTTGACGGTATTGTGATTGACTTGCGCAATAACGGTGGTGGTGCATTAACGGAAGCAACGGCATTAACCGGTTTGTTCATCAACAGTGGCCCAGTGGTTCAGGTGCGTGATAGCTATGGTCGTGTGAAAGTGAATGGTGATTCTGATGATCGCGTTTACTTTGACAGCCCGTTAACTGTGCTGATTAACCGTTACAGTGCCTCTGCGTCTGAGATTTTTGCTGCAGCAATGCAAGACTACGGTCGTGCCGTTATTATCGGTGAACAGTCATTTGGTAAGGGGACAGTCCAGCAGCACCGTTCTCTGAATCATATCTATGATCTCTTCGATAAACCGCTAGGTCACGTACAGTACACGATTCAGAAGTTTTACCGCATTAATGGCGGCAGTACGCAGAATCTGGGGGTTGTACCGGATATCAGTTTCCCGACTGCCATTGATCCCGCGGATACGGGTGAAAGTGTAGAAGATAATGCGCTGCCGTGGGATAGCATTAAGCCTGCAGGTTACCAGAAACTGTATGACTTCTCTCCGCTATTGCCTTCGTTACGCGCTCAACACGAGCAACGTATCAAGAACGATATGGAGTTTGGCTTTATTTTCGATGATATAGCCAAGTACAACGCAGAGAAAGATAAAAATGCCTTGTCTCTGAACGAGAGTAAGCGTCGGTCTGAGCAGGATCTGGATGAGAAAGAGCGCTTGGAGCGCTTGAACGCACGCCAGAAAGCTTTAGGTGAGAAGCCTTTCATTGCATTGAAAGACGTGCCTAAAGATTATGAAGCGCCTGATGCTTATCTGGATGAAGCTGTCGCAATCACGGCCGATTTAGTTCGGGAAGAGCAAAGCTAA
- a CDS encoding GAF domain-containing protein — protein MENKSAFYRRLTQQAVAIVDGEPDVIANISNISALLNMELEDINWVGFYLLKDDQLVLGPFQGKPACVRIPVGRGVCGTAISENKVQRVSDVHQFEGHIACDAASNSEIVIPFSVKGKLYGVLDIDSPSLSRFDQEDENGLVSLIEELQIKL, from the coding sequence ATGGAAAATAAATCTGCATTCTACCGCCGTTTAACCCAACAGGCTGTGGCAATCGTTGACGGTGAACCCGATGTAATTGCTAATATTTCTAATATTAGTGCTTTACTGAACATGGAGTTAGAGGATATTAACTGGGTTGGTTTTTACCTGCTGAAAGATGACCAACTGGTTTTAGGGCCATTTCAGGGTAAACCTGCCTGCGTGCGCATCCCTGTCGGTCGTGGTGTTTGCGGCACTGCAATCTCAGAAAACAAAGTTCAGCGTGTCAGTGATGTTCATCAGTTTGAGGGCCATATTGCCTGTGACGCTGCCAGCAATTCTGAGATCGTGATTCCATTCTCAGTGAAAGGTAAGTTGTACGGTGTGCTGGATATTGATAGCCCAAGTCTGTCAAGATTTGACCAGGAAGACGAAAACGGGCTGGTTTCACTCATTGAGGAACTACAAATTAAGCTCTAA